DNA from Rhodobacteraceae bacterium M382:
GATGATATGGTCATCAGGCCAAAACGGTTTCCTCGCGATTGCGCAGGAATGCATCGACCGACAAGAAACCGGCCCCCTTGATCACCAGATAAGACAGGGTGAACACCCAGAACAGACGCTGGTCCATGATCACGCTGTCGGGAAAACGATCAAACAGGGCACCCAGCGTTTTGGCATCGGTGGCACCATGGCCATAGACATCTGTCAGCGACTGCACGATGACAAACCCGATCATGCCAAGCGCGGCCAGGCGCGTCGCCAGACCAATGACAATGAGCAGCGGCAGGATGAATTCGGCCCAGGTCCCTGCCATGACAACAACCCATTCGAAGAGCCCGAACTGGGACACATCATAGCTGACCGCCTCGAGCTTTTTCGGGAAGATCTGGCTGTAGGCGCCGATGGACGGGCTGAAGATGCCGAAGA
Protein-coding regions in this window:
- a CDS encoding DoxX family protein; amino-acid sequence: MHALVSLHNAIFGLIERLGDWVMPLAARFVFAATLLFYYWNSGLTKLGDGLFGIFSPSIGAYSQIFPKKLEAVSYDVSQFGLFEWVVVMAGTWAEFILPLLIVIGLATRLAALGMIGFVIVQSLTDVYGHGATDAKTLGALFDRFPDSVIMDQRLFWVFTLSYLVIKGAGFLSVDAFLRNREETVLA